Below is a genomic region from Gammaproteobacteria bacterium.
GATTTTTCCGGGCCTGTTCGGCATTTGGGGCATTTTCCAGAAGTGGAAGGGAATATCATTCAAATTAAACTGCGAGCCATTTCTTTTCATAAATTTCAGGAAAATTTCTCGGTTGTTGATAAGTTTTTGCTCGCGGGACGGGCTGGAGATTATTTTATCCAAGATATTCGTTACGAAGGCGATGTACCCGGCGGCCCTTTTGTCATCATAAAGTTTACCAAACCCATGAGCTATCTGGTCAATGAAGGGGACGGGTTGAAGGGTTTATTAATTAATTATAAATCACTTTGATTTATCAGAATTAATTGTTAATTTATACGAATTTATAATAATAATTCACCTTATTAGGGCATGGGATTTAAAGGTTATCGAATGTCATACTGTTCTGAGAGTCGCTTACGCGCTGGCTTGTATCCTGTAGTATTACTGGCCGCGATATTATGCCTGTTAGGTCAGCGAGCAATGGCCGCCGAGGTGGTATTGCAGGATATAAAAATCACCAAGGAGGGCGCCGCCACTCAAGTGGAAATTTCCCTTGGGCGGGCACTGGGCTATGTGAAGCATTTTCCGCAAACATTTGGCGAAATAATTCAGATCCAATTGTTGTTGGATGCGGACAAACAGCGGTTGATCCATAAGGAAATGCGTCAGGGCAAAGAGCTGCAGGCAGTCGCCGGTGGTAAACAACCTTTGACTTACGTCACTTACGAAGAAGGTGTACCGGGAGGACCCTATTTAACGTTACGTTTTACCCACCCTATGGAATTCACGGTTGAAGCAAAAAGCGACACTTCTTTGCTCATCACCCTGACAGAAAAGCAACAAACCCAACAGGCGTCTTCAGACATTTCCACAGGATCCACGCCCCCCGGTATGTCGCCACCGCCAGGAACTACCAGCACCGCGCCACAAAGCAAGCAACTCAATGTAGGCGAGCTTATGGCTAAGGCCCGACAGGCTTTAACTTTCGGTGATAATGAAGGCTCAGCAAGATTGTTACGCAAAATTATTGCGATTCCGGATAACCCTCACGCACAGGAGGCGCGCGAATTGTTGGGGCTGTCTTTAGAGCGTAGTAAGCAAATCGATCGTGCCCGATTCGAATATAACAAATACCTGGAGCTGTATAAGAAGGGCGATGGTCCGACCCGAGTCAAACAAAGACTGCAGGCGTTAGACAGCATGGGTATTGTGAAAAAACGTAAAAAACTGCGTGTGGTTCGCCGCGAAGAAGACCGGCAAACTTACAAATTCTTTGGGCGAATTTCTCAAGACTATGGGCAAAATCTGGCCCTGGACAATCCGGAGTTGGGGCCGGGCGAAACTGCATCCAGTGATGAAAAATTTGTTAAAACCGTTCGCAGCAGCAGCCATGTCAGTTTACGGGGTCGCTATCAGGATGGAAATCGTATTATCAATTCAGTTATGACCGGCAGTTATTCCTGGAGTCAGTTTGGTGACCGGGACCCCAGGAAAGATACGAGGCCATCGGATTTTTATGTTAATTATTCCCAGGATCGAGACACCTTGTTTGCCACCTTGGGATTGCATCGGGCTCGAAGCGCCGGGGTTTATGATCGATTCTGGGGTGTGACGGGCGGAGCGGAAGTGTCTGAAGGTGTGACCGTAAGTCTGCTCGGCGGGGATGTTTATACTCATGATGTAACTTATGAGAAAAACTTTTTTGCTGTAAAAGCTGCATTGGGTAAACGACGTGCCATAGTATCCGGTAATGTGTATATGGTAAATCAAACGGTTGACTCCATGGCAGATCGTGAGGCCATGGGTGGAGATATGCGTTACTCTGAAAAGGAAGTTACCATGTTCGGCAGCCTGGATTACGACACATTTTACGGGGTGCCCACCTTGGGTAATGTACGGTGGGGGTGGCAGTACAACAAAAAGTCTCGTCTCAATATCTCTTACGATTATCGCAATCTGATTTTTACCAGTCAGGCAACACGCTTGTATTACACAAATGCCACTCTTAACTATGCCTTTGACGGTATCGATGAAATGCGTAAAGTGTTCTCTGATGAGCGAATCAAGGAAATTGCCAGAGCCTATACGGCCAAAACCCATTCCATAACAGCGGGTACCAGTATTCAGGAAGACAAGGATAATCAATACACATTTGATTTTTCCATGTACAAATCCTTAGACGGTGACTCGGTCACGATTACCCAGGCAGAGGTAGATCGCGTGCCTGGAGGCGCCACAACGATTGGAGAAGGAAATACCATTTCACCGCTGTTAGAGAATCGTACCTATACGTTGTCTGCTCAGTGGATTGCCAGTAATGCGCTGCAGGAAAACGATTTGCATGTCGTTGGGGTACGCGCATCGCAGTATCAGACTCGAAATGCAGGCTCTGGCCAGTTGGAGACTACGTCCACGGATGTATCTTTGTTTGTCAATTCACGTTTGGCTCCCATTAATAATTGGAACCCTCGCCCCCGACTAACCATGAGCTACCGTAAGTTTGCGGGAGTTAGCACAGGTAACCGCCTCATGGTTCAACCGACGGTTAAATTGGACTACCGTTGGAAGAAAGAGTGGGTTTTCGATGTGGAGTTTGGCATTACATGGCTGGACTACGCTAACGATGATTTTGATAAAAACGAGGGTGCCATCCGATTGGGTTATAACTACACCTTCTGATGAACAGCTGTTTCTTTAAGCGGTGTTTGGGTGCTTGTGTCTCTGATTGAGACACTGTTATGTCTTAAGCTGGGGCATTGAGGCACATTGCTTTGAGACACATGGCATTGACACATCAGTGCCATGATGCTTGTTGTGTTAAAATGTATTCGAGTTATTTTTTCTTCTTTTTCTCCAGCTCACCCTTGGGTATTTTAAAATCGGGGACCCGGGCTCCGGAATTCTTCAGCAAGCGATAAGTCTCATCATGACCGTAGCTGGCAGCGATGTAAATGGGAGACAGGCGTCGATTGGACACGGCATTGATATCGGCGCCTTTGTCAATCAGGGCTTTAGTTACCCGAATGTGGCCATTTCTGGCGGCCAGCATCAGCGCGGTCCAGCCTTGATTGTTTCTCATGTTTGGGTTGGCGCCTTTATCAATGAGTTCCAGTACCAACTCGGGTTTGTTGATTTCTGCGGCGTGCATAAGTGCGGTAAATCCATCGGTATTGCGTTCGTTTAGAGAGGCGCCTTGTTGAATAAGGAAATTGGCCACTTTATCCTGCTTGCCACGTACAGCTGCGATTAAGGCCGTGTCGCCAAATTGGCTGCGGCCGTCTATACGGGCTTTGCCCTTGAGTAAAGTTTTCACCATGGGTAGGTTGCCTCGTTCTGCAGCAATGACCAATGCAATATTGCCGCGCTCATTGGGCACTTGCGGATCGACACCACCTTTGAGTAGAGCCGTTACGACCTTTTCCAAGCTATATATGGTTGCGTAAATCAAGGCGGTATTCCCGTGATTATTTTTTGCCAAACCGATGGTACCGGTGGCTGTATTGAGTAATAAAGAATTTATGGCCTTGAGGTTGGCTTTTTCCACGGCAAGGAGCAAAGGGGTTAAACCGGTTTTGTCGGCAATAGCGGCTGAGGCATTGTGTTCCAGCAGGATTCTAATGGTGGCCGGCTTGTCGTTAAATGCGGCGTGATGTAGAGCCGTTCGCCCCAGAGCATCCTGATGATTGATATTGGCTTTGGCTTTTAGGAGTTCCTTCACAATGCCCTGGTGGTCAGCGGCAGCCGCAATAAGCAAAGGCGTGCGCTCTAAAGCATCCGTGTTTTCTAAATCCGCGTCTTCTTCGATCAGGACGCGCGTGGCATCCGCATTGTTGCGCATGGCCGCATAGGCCAATGCGGAATAGCCGGCTTTATCTTTCATGTCGCTTAAGGCTTCACGTTTTATCAAGGTTCGTACGGTGTCTGCACGGTTGAAATAGGCGGCTTCCATTAGTGCGGTACGAGCGCTTTTATCTGCAGCATTAACGCCGGCTCCCAATTTGAGTAGTTCCAAAGCGGTGTTGCTATGACCTTCAGCAGCGGCCCATCGTAGTAAGTCGTTTATGTCCAGTGGGTCCTTGTCTTTGCTCTTTTTTTGTTTGCGAATATCGAAATTGAGATTGGCCATAGGATCGTTGGACATTTGTTCGAGTTTTTCTTTGGCCAGTTCCACTTTTTGCGATGCGGCCTTGCGGAACCATTGGTAGGCTTGTTCTTTGTCCTGTGGCGTGCCCCAACCCTTCAAGTGCATCATGCCCAAATTGTATTGGGCTTGAGGGTGACCTTTTTCTGCCGCCCGTTTGAACCACTGAAATGCCTTGTCAATGTCCTTTTTAGCGCCGGTCCCAAGGCGGTGCATGACTCCCAGGCGATATTGCGAGTTGGTATGGCCTTTTTTGGCCAGCTCATTCCACAGTTTGATGGCGGTGTCATAATCCCGTAATTTAGCCGATTCCATTGCTTTAATGTAATTTGGGTGTTCTTGCGCCGCATGAACCGGCTCCAGACTGAGTAGGGCGGCCATTAGCAATACGGCCGGTCTCATTGCGGTAAGGATCAAGGATAAGATTGGGGTGGCATTCGGTCTGATCATAACTATTCTCTACATTAAATACACGAGGCCGTCAGGTGATTTTATATCAAAAAGCTGTAAGATGTATTGAATTCTCAAGACTAAATGGTGAAAATTCCTGCGCTATGCAGCTGGGATATTGGGTCCCTGCGAAATGGTGCAGAAAAAATAACCATACAATGTATACAAGATATAGTGGCGCAGGGAAAAAGGGAAAAGCATGAATCTTCATGAATATCAGGCAAAAAATCTATTTAAAGAATACGGAATTCGAGTCGCTGACAGTTGCGTCGTCGATACCCCGGAAGCCGCCGTAGCGGCCGCACAACAGTTGGGTGGATCATCTTGGATGGTGAAAGCCCAGGTTCACACCGGTGGACGTGGTAAAGCCGGTGGGGTAAAAAAAGTCTCCGGACAGGAACAATTGCTGGACACCGCACGCGCCATGTTGGGATCCACCCTGGCTACCCATCAAACGGCATCAGAAGGTTTGCCGGTGAACCAGGTTTTAATTGAAGCCCTGAGCGAATTTACACAGGAATTGTATTTGAGTGCCTTAGTGGATCGAGGTAACCAGCGGGTAGTGTTTATTGCGTCGGCATCCGGCGGAATGGATATTGAAGAAGTGGCGCGGGATCAGCCCGAGGCTATTTTTACCACTGTCATTAACCCCTGCACCGGGGTGATGCCCTATCAATGTCGTCAATTGGTGTTTGATATGGGTTTGTCCACCAAGTTGATTACGCCGCTATACCAGGTGATGAAAAGCCTGTATACCCTGTTTCTGGAAAAGGACCTTAGCCTGATTGAAATTAATCCCCTGGTTATTACCTCAGACGAGCAACTTTTGGCCTTGGATGCAAAGATCAATATAGACGACAACGCCTTGTTTCGGCAATCGGCTTTGAGTGCCCTGCGGGATTCATCACAGGAAGATGAGCGTGAGCATCATGCCCGTCAGTTTGATTTAAATTATGTCACCTTGGACGGGAACATTGGGTGCATGGTCAATGGGGCCGGATTGGCCATGGCGACGATGGATTTGATTAAACTCCATGGAGGTAATCCGGCGAATTTTCTCGATGTCGGAGGGGGTATCACGGTGGATCGGGTGGTAGAGGCCTTCAAACTGGTGATGTCCGATTCCAAAGTCAACGCTATATTGGTGAATATTTTCGGCGGCATCGTTCGTTGCGACCTTATTGCGGATGGCATTATACGGGCTATCGAGGAAGTGTCCTTGTCAGTTCCGGTTGTGGTGCGGTTGGAAGGTACCAATGTGGAGCAGGGTTTGAGTCTGTTAAAGGCCAGCGGTCTGCAAGTGGAAACGGCTGAGAATCTGACCGAAGCTGCCGTGAAAGTGGTAAAAGCAGCGAGGGGGGCTTAATGGCTATTTTAATCGATAAAAATACTCGGGTGATTTGTCAGGGGTTTACCGGCAAACAAGGCACGTTTCATTCTGAGCAGGCCATCGCTTACGGAACCCAAATGGTGGGTGGTGTTACGCCAGGCAAGGGTGGGCAAACCCACCTGAATTTACCCGTTTTCAATACTGTGAGAGAGGCAGTGGACCAGGCAGGTGCCAATGCCACCATGATTTTTGTACCTGCGGCTTATGCGGCTGACAGTATTCTGGAAGCCGCTGAAGCCGGAATCAAAGTGATTGTGTGTATTACCGAAGGTATCCCGGTTTTGGATATGGTGAAAGTCAAAGCCATATTAAAGGGCAGTGACGTACAATTGATCGGTCCTAATTGCCCGGGTGTAATTACACCGGGTGTCTGCAAAATTGGAATTATGCCCGGTTCCATTCATCAGCAGGGAAGTATCGGTATTGTGTCCCGTTCCGGTACACTGACGTATGAAGCGGTTTACCAGACTACACAAAACAGTCTTGGGCAGAGTACCTGTGTAGGTATCGGTGGAGATCCCATTCATGGGCTCAATTTTATCGACTGTCTGCAAATGTTTGAGCAGGACCGTCAAACCAAGGGAATTATTATGGTGGGTGAAATTGGCGGTACAGCGGAACAGGAAGCGGCGGAGTTTATTAAAAGTAATGTGCGCAAACCTGTGGTGGGGTACATCGCGGGAGTTACCGCACCGCCGGGCAAACGCATGGGGCATGCCGGTGCCATTATCAGCGGTGGATCCGGGACAGCGCATCAAAAATTTGCTGCATTGGAAGCAGCGGGGGTCAATATTGCCCGGTCACCAGCGGAGTTGGGGGTGAAAATGCTGGAATTTTTTTCCGGGTAGTTTACAAACCGGTAGTTCGATGTATTTGCTGCTAAATGCAGCGAACGAAACGGCTGGAGTAGGAAGTGAAACCACGATTAAAAATCATCATGGCACAATTAAATCTGTTTGTCGGTGATATCACCGGAAACACGAGCAAAATTATTGATGCCATTCACGACGCTAAATCCCAGTTTGGCGCCGACTTAGTCGTTTTTCCGGAGCTGACCATTACAGGGTATCCTCCGGAAGATTTATTGCATCGCCGGACGTTTGTGAAATTAGTGCAAAAATCCCTATACCGAATCTGTCAGGAAGTCAGCGGTATTGATGTTGTTCTGGGTTATCCGGAGCAGGGTGAGGACGGTTTGTATAACGTCGCTGCCTGGGTTCGCGATGGAGAAATTGTTGGGTCTTATCGCAAGCACTATTTGCCTAACTACAGTGTGTTTGATGAAAAACGTTACTTCTTGGCCGGGACCGATCCCTTAGTTGTGAACATTAAAGGTATTCCTGTCGGTGTCACTATTTGTGAGGATGTTTGGTTTCCAGAACCGACACAAAAAGCGGTTAGGCAGGGTGCAGAGTTGATCGTAAACCTTAACGCTTCTCCTTTCGATTTACACAAACTACACGAACGTAGCAGTACTTTAATGCAACGAGTGGAAGAAACCGGTAAACCCATAGTTTATGTGAATTTGGTGGGCGGTCAGGACGAATTGGTTTTTGACGGAGCTTCTTTTGTTATGGATGCTCATGGCCTGGTTTGTAATCGGGCGCCGGCTTTTGAAGAAGGTTTATATTCTGCAGAATTCGAGTTGGAGGCTGTACCGGTTCCGGTTACCGATCCCACCTATAAACCCTTGGGTGAAGTGGAGGCGGTTTATAAGGCCTTAGTGTTGGGTGTTAGGGACTATATCGAGAAAAATCGCTTTCCCGGTGTCATAATGGGCCTATCCGGTGGTATCGACTCCGCATTGACTTTAGCCATTGCGGTGGATGCTATTGGTGCTGATCGAGTGGAAGCCGTCATGATGCCGTCTCGCTATACCTCAAACCAGAGCAAGATTGACGCTCGCGAAGAAGCTCAGGCATTGGGAGTCGAGTTTCATGAGTTACCAATCGAAGACATGTTCAATGTAACCTTGCAAACACTGGCTGGTGAGTTGGCCGGAACCCAAGCCGACGTAACGGAGGAAAATATTCAAGCGCGCTGTCGTTGTATCTTGCTCATGGCAATATCCAATAAGAAAAATAAAATGGTGCTGACCACGGGCAATAAGAGTGAAATGGCCGTGGGTTATGCCACCTTGTATGGGGATATGGCCGGTGGTTTCAATGCGCTGAAAGATGTGCCAAAAACCTTAGTGTATAAACTGGCCGAGTATCGCAATGTGCTTGGTCGAGTCATCCCTCAGTCTGTGATTCACAAGGCCCCTTCTGCGGAGCTGGCACCGGATCAAAAGGATTCGGACAGTCTGCCCGATTATGGTGAATTAGACGGCATACTTGAACTGTATATTGAAAGGGATAAGTGTAGAGACGAAATCGTTGAGCTGGGTTACGCTGAAGCAACTGTGCAGCGTGTAATCGACATGGTGAACAGAAATGAATATAAAAGGCGGCAGGCGGCTCCTGGTGTTAGAATAACGCGCAAGGCTTTTGGCCGCGACAGGCGGTACCCTATTACGTCGGGGTATCGATAAGCTAATGTATGGTAAACGAGGTGAGAAAATGAAAAAAATCGAGGCAATCATTAAACCGTTCAAACTGGACGATGTGCGGGAAGGATTGTCCGAAATAGGCGTCACAGGAATGACGGCCATTGAGGTTAAAGGATTCGGACGGCAGAAAGGTCACACGGAGCTGTATCGTGGTGCAGAATACGTGGTCGATTTTTTACCGAAGGTAAAAATCGAAGTTGTTGTAGCGGATGATACCGTGGATCGTTGCATTGAAGTGATCACCGAGGCGGCGCGCACCGGAAAAATTGGTGACGGTAAGATTTTCGTAACCTCTGTGGAGCACGTGGTGCGTATTCGTACGGGTGAAAAAGACGCTGAGGCCTTATAGTCTTTAGATTCGGATTATGACGCTGCCGAGGATGGTTATCGGCAGCTTTTCCCGTCGCTCCGTTTAATTCACCTGGCTCGGCTCCGGGTAGTTCTTTTCCAAGACCCGTTTTGCATCCTGAGCCAATTCATGCATTTGTAGCTTGGTATAGGCAATATTAAGCAGCTTTAACGCTTTTTCCACGGCCGGGGTACGCGGATAGTGTTCCACAACATATTTGGCCCGGTTGATGACGGCCACGTAAGCTTCACGCTCCAGGTAATAATCTGCAACCTTTATTTCGTGCATGGCCAGCGTATTGCGTTGGAATTTCATGCGCTTAATCGCATCAGGAACGTATTTGCTGCTGGGAAAGTGTTTCACCAGTTTGGAGAAATAATTGAAAGACTCCTTAGCGGAGCTGGGATCGCGCATCGCAGGGTCCTGTGGCACCAGGCTGTCCAGGGGCGAATCTTTTTTATGAAAGCTGGCCAGTCCGCGTAGATAATACATGTAATCCACATTAGGATGGGTGGGGTGTAGTTTTATAAATCGATCAGCTGACGCGATTGCGGAATCGTATTCTTCATACTTGTAGTGCGCATACGCGGCTTCCATCTGAGCGTTTTCCGCCAAAGTTCCGAATGGAAATCTGGATTCAAGTGTTTCATAATATTCGATTGCCAATTGATAATCGCCGTCTTTGACTTCTTTTTGGGCGTGTTGATACAGTTGCTGGGCGCTCCACCCGGCGGTGGGATCGTCATTTTCCTCTGTGGTGCCGGCGCAGGCGCTGAGTACGAGTACAGTCACAGCGGTGAGCACAGATCGAAACAGGGGCTTATACTGGAGCTTGAGCCATGTAGGCAATGCGGGCTTGACGGTTTTTGTCACAGTGGAGTCCGGTAATAGTAAGGTCAGGAAAGTTGGCAAAATTTGCATAGTTTTAAATATCAACAAGTTACTGGTGTCGGGTCAATCGAAAAGCCTATTATAACTCACTGTGGTAGCGGACTCTATGGGGGCGCTTTGCCTCAATGTTCACTCATGCTGTCGGTAGCTTGCAGTTGGCTCCCACAGGCATCATTACCACAAGCCGCATTATTGCCATGACCGATTCCTATTTTAAAGTTCAAATTCCCAGTCAATGTTCCGGTGATCGTTTGGACATCGCATTAACGACTTTGTTTCCTGAGTTTTCCCGTTCACGTTTACAAAAATGGATCAAGCAGGGCTTGGTGCAGGTGGATCATGAGTATCGTAAACCCAAAGACACGGTACATGAAGGGGAATGGGTGGAGGTATGGGCCTCAGTTGAACAAAGCAATCAGTGGCAGGCACAAGCCATCGACTTGGAAGTGGTTTATGAGGATGAAGACATTATTGTCATCAACAAGCCGGCGGGCTTGGTTGTGCATCCGGGTGCCGGTAATCCCGATGGCACCTTAAGTAATGGACTGTTATATGCCTATCCTCAATTGACAAGTGTACCTAGAGCCGGTGTAATTCATCGCCTGGATAAGGATACTACCGGATTGCTGGTGGTGGCGCGTACCTTAGCTGCCCACAAAACCCTGGTGGAGCAATTGCAAGCGCGAGAGTTTGAACGTTGTTACCAGGCTTTATGTTGCGGTGTGTTGAACAGTGGGGGCACCGTGGACCAGCCCATACGGAGGCATCCGTTGCATCGAACTCGAATGGCCGTGGTGTCGGGAGGCAAGGAAGCCGTGACCCACTATCGTGTTGGCGAACGGTTTCGCTTCCACACTTTGCTCAATGTACGTTTGGAAACCGGACGTACCCATCAGATTCGGGTGCACATGGCCTTCATTCACCATCCTCTGGTGGGTGATCCGACATATGGCGGGCGATTAAAGTTGAGTTCAAATTGCTCGGAACGATTTACCACCGAGTTGCGTAGTTTTAAGCGTCAGGCTTTACATGCGCAAAAATTGGGTTTGCAGCACCCGCGTAGCGGAGAAGTGTTGCAATGGGAGGCCCCTCTGCCGGAGGATATGATGAGCTTAATTGCTGCGGCCAGGGAAGATGCTGAGGCTGGGTGTTGATTCAGAATGTCGAAGCACGCAAATAATGTGATGCAGGGCCAATGGACGAACACAACAATTCGTGACAATAATGAACGACGACAATAAATTTATCATGCCGCAATGGGGTGTGCCGAGTTGGGTTAGGGCAGCGGTGACCACTCGCCTGGGAGGCGTTAGCAGCCAACCGTATGACAGTTTTAACCTGGGTGACCACGTGGGGGATGATCCCGGCACCGTAGCCTTAAACCGTCAACGTCTGCTGGACGAAATGCAGCTACCGTCTGTACCGGTTTGGTTGCAGCAGGTTCATGGTATCCGGGTGGTTGATGCCGCCGGGGTGAGTAAAGCGGATGCGGTACAAGCGGATGCGGCCTTCACCCGAACTCCCGGAGTGGTATGTGCGGTCATGACGGCCGACTGTTTACCTGTTCTATTCTCTGATCGTGAGGGTACCGTGGTGGCGGCTGCCCATGCCGGTTGGCGGGGCTTGGCGCAAGGGGTGTTAGAAGCAACGGTAGCAGCCATGGGCGTAGTGGATATTAGCGAGCTATGTGTCTGGTTAGGCCCTGGTATCGGCGCCAAAGCCTTTGAAGTCGGTGAGGATGTACGCAACGCTTTTCTGGCTTACGACGAACAGTCTGTCTTGGCTTTTGCGGATGTGGGTAACAAAAAGTTTTTAGCAGATATGGATTTGCTGGCCAGGCAGCGACTGCAAAGCCTGGGGGTGACTCAGATTAGCGGTGGGGGATATTGCACCTATTCTGATGCACAGCGGTTTTACTCCTATCGCCGGGATAAGATTACCGGGCGCATGGCTTCATTAATTTGGCTGGACGCCTCGTCGGCGTAACCGTTTGGAATCATTCATGGATATAATTTTTTGGATCGTACTGTTTAGCCTTATTGGTGGTGTGCTCAGCGTACTATTGGCTGCTTCTTTTTTGTTTCTGCCGGAGACCGTTCGCAATCGTCTTGTGCCGCACCTGATCAGTTTTGCTATTGGTTCGTTGTTGGGAGCTGCATTTTTGGGTTTGCTGCCGCATGCCTTTGAGGAATTAAAGCACGGCGATTATCACAATATTTTCTTGGCTGTGTTATTGGGCTTGCTGGGTTTTTTCGTGTTGGAAAAGTTGGTGTTGTGGCGTCATTGTCATACGGATCATTGCGAAGCTCACGGGGCTCATGAGGCGCACGGGTCTCATAATCAAAATTCTACCGCAGGAATTCTGGTACTCATTGGAGATGCTGTACACAATTTTGTAGACGGGGTTTTAATTTGCGCTGCATTTCTAGCCGATTTTGATTTGGGTGTGGTTACCGCCATCGCCATTGCGGCGCATGAAATTCCCCAGGAGGTAGGGGATTTCGTGGTGCTATTGCACAGCGGTTTTAGTCGTAAGAAAGCCTTGGTTTACAATATGCTCGCCAGTTTGGCAACAGTGGCCGGGGCTTTGTTGGCATATTTCGGTTTACAACAGATGCAGGCCCTGTTGCCGTGGGTGTTGGCAGTGGCAGCTTCCAGTTTTATTTATGTGGCCGTGGCGGATTTGATTCCCGGTTTGCACAAGCGAGCCCAAATCAATCATACCGCTCAGCAGTTATTTCTCATTGCTGCCGGCGTGCTGACGATATATTTTACCCATTCTTCCATGCACTGAACCGGGGAGTCATATCGGAGGGGCTATGCAACAAAAGGTACAACAATGGTACATGCTCAGTGTCTTGGGCAAGGATCAAGCGGGGATTGTATCTCGGGTATCCACCGAGCTTTTCAATGCGGGTTGTCATTTAGGCGAGGCTTCCATGAATCGCCTGGGGGGTAATTTCACCATCATGATGATGGTGCGGGCGGATAATCCGGAAGATTTAATACAACGGCTGAATCCTATAACCCTGGATATGGATTTGCGTTTACATATCGACCCCATTGCTGCCAGTTTGCATGATCATCGCCAGGCGAATGTGCGCATCAGCGTGTATGGGGCCGATCGAGCCGGTATTGTGTCGCACGTGACTTCAGTGCTTGCCCGGGCCGGTCTGGATATTTTGGATTTGCAATCCGATGTGGCCGGCAGTGAGGACAAACCCGTTTACGTGATGAATATCGAAGGTTATGCGGCACAAGGTGTAGAGGCGCTGCAACAAGCGCTGGCTCAGATATCCTCTGACGTACAGGTAAATTTGCAGCCCATAGATACTTTGTTTGCTTAATTCGGTAGGGCGAGTAAATGGCTTTTGATATTCTCACCGTGCCTGACGAACGTTTAAAACAACCGAGCGGGTCGGTACAGGAATTTAATGCAGAACTTCGGCAATTTGTTCAGGCATTGGAGCAAACCATGCGTAATGGCCCTGGCGGTGTGGGCATCGCCGCGTCTCAGGTCGGTCGGTTTCAGCGCATTGCCATCGTGGATGTATCGTCCAAACCCAAAATCAAACACAATGGCTGTATGGTATTGATTAATCCCCAAATCACGCATTGGGAGGGTATGGCTAAAGGCCGGGAAGGCTGTATGTCAGTGCCAGATTTTACCGGTGATGTGATTCGAGCTGAATGTATTTCCATAGAAGCTTATGATGTTAATGGTATGTTGCAGCAATACCATTGTGAAGGCTACGAAGCTCGTGCTGTGCAACACGAAGTGGACCACATGGACGGGATATTGTTTTTAGATCGCCTGGTAAGTCGTCGTACCGATTTGTTTCCACGCAAAGTCTACAAGAAATAAATTCTTTGAAATGACTTACACTCCGGCCTGAGGGGTAACGCTACTATTTAAGCGCAGCCCTGGGAATCAAAGGACGCACATAAGGCCACACCGTATCCAGCATCAGGCTCTGTGCATTTTCTTTAGGGTGTATCCCGTCTTTTTGCATATACTTTGGATTGTTAGCAAATCCTTTCATTAGGAAGGGGACCAGGGTTAATTGGTATTTTTCGGCGAGATTT
It encodes:
- the def gene encoding peptide deformylase, coding for MAFDILTVPDERLKQPSGSVQEFNAELRQFVQALEQTMRNGPGGVGIAASQVGRFQRIAIVDVSSKPKIKHNGCMVLINPQITHWEGMAKGREGCMSVPDFTGDVIRAECISIEAYDVNGMLQQYHCEGYEARAVQHEVDHMDGILFLDRLVSRRTDLFPRKVYKK
- a CDS encoding amino acid-binding protein; translation: MQQKVQQWYMLSVLGKDQAGIVSRVSTELFNAGCHLGEASMNRLGGNFTIMMMVRADNPEDLIQRLNPITLDMDLRLHIDPIAASLHDHRQANVRISVYGADRAGIVSHVTSVLARAGLDILDLQSDVAGSEDKPVYVMNIEGYAAQGVEALQQALAQISSDVQVNLQPIDTLFA